The stretch of DNA GTCATCTCGCAAAATGGGCTTGTAAATAATTGCGGTTTAGAAACAAAAAAGTTAGTTAACAATCGCCACCCTGGGAAAAATCCAGATAACTATTTGTATATGTTCACAATAAAATATCAGTGTTTATATTTTTCAAACAATTTATTTTTAACGAACTTACAACAAAATAATATCATGTTCGCTACCTTGCTCAAACCCTTCAAGTTCGGCAGGAATGCGTAATAAGCCTTGTGCTTCGACTAAAGTTTTGACTAAACCTGATTTTCCTTGAAGAGGATAAGCGAGCAAGGCGTTTGAATCTTGTTCAAAACGCACTCTAACATAATCTTCTCTCCCTTGACGAGAGGCAACGTTTCTTGCAAGAATAGCTTTACGAGTTAGCCTGTTTTCAGCCTTAAACGCCTTTAAATCTCCTGATAAATGGCGTAAAAAAGGAAGAATTAAAATATGCATGACTACTTGCGCCGAAGTAATTTGACCGGGTAAACCAATAATAGCCTTGACTCCTTTTGATGTAACGATTTTCGCAACAATCAAGGGTTTTCCCGGACTCATCGCCACACCTTGCACCAAAATTTCGGAATTTGGCAAACCGGCAAGCAACTCAACCGTATAGTCATGTGTTCCAACAGAACTTCCTCCCGATAAAATCAAAACATCATGCGAGTTTAAGTTATCTAAAACAGCCGAACGTAAGGAGTTAAGGTTATCAGGCACAATTCCAAGCTCTTTGGCTTCTGCTCCAATAGAGTTAACCAACGCAACCAAAGCCGGACTATTTACATCTCTGATTTGCCCTACTTTAAGTGGTTGACCTGCGGCAACAAGCTCATCTCCCGTGGATAAAATTCCCACTTTTGGTTTTTTATAAACTTTCGCTTTCATTAAACCAAGGGCAGCCATAAAACCAAGTTCCTGCGGACGCAACAAAGTACCCTGTTTTAAAATACATTCGCCTTTTTTAGCGTCTTCACCTTGTAACATTATGTTATCGTTTGGAGCGAGCGAACGGCGTATTTCAATAGTTCCCGCCCCCATATTTTGGGTATGTTCAACCATAACAACCGCATCAGCACCAAGAGGCAAATAACCGCCCGTTACAATACTTGCACACTCACCGGACTGTAATGTAAAATCAGGCACTTGAGCTATTGCAATATTTGCAACCTCTTCTAAATAAGCCGGGTTTGACTCGCTTGCACCAAAAACATCTTGAGCCTTAACCGCATAACCGTCCATCGAAGAACGGGCAAGTTTAGGTAAATCTTCGCTCGCATAAAGGTCTTCCGCCAAGTAACAAGTTAAAATATTTTTAAAATCATCTTCAACAAAATCAAGTTGAGGAAAAGTTTCCAAAATATTTTGACATGCCTGTACTGAAATTACATTAAAAAAAGTTTTTTTCATAAAATATAACCCTAAATATCTATAATTTTAACTGTTTTATCTTTATTATATAAGCTAAGAATAGAACAAAAATAAGTTTCAATAAAACTAAAAAACATCACTCTTTACCCAAGCTTTTATAAATCAAAAAATATTCTAGTAAATCCTATAGTTACGGAATCTGTAAAATTGTATATAAATACGGCGTAAAAGGAGAATAATAAGTATTTATACAATACATAAAACCAATAAAAAACAATACAAAATTTATTCCCGTTACAAACAATAGATTTTTCAAAAAATCTTTCAAATATAAAAAAATTACACCGCAAATAGCTCAGTGGATAAATAACGTTCTGCGGAATCACAAGCAATAAACACAATTGTTTTATGTAAATCTTTATAGCGTCTAGCTAACTCTAAAGCCGCAAACATATTGGCTCCGCTTGAAATTCCCGCTAAAATTCCTTCTTCCAACATAAGCCGTTTGGCATATTCAATAGCCATATCACTCGGCACGGCAATAACATCATCAAGCAAGGAACGGTCAAGAATACTTGGAATAAACCCCGCACCTATACCTTGAATTTTATGAGGTCCTGCTCCTTTGCCTGATAAAACAGCAGATTCCGCAGGTTCAACAGCAACTATTTCTATATTGGGGTTAAGCTCTTTTAAGCGTAAACCAATACCGCTAATTGTTCCGCCTGTTCCTGCTCCGCTAACAAATATATCAACCTTTCCCTCGGTATCATGCCAAATTTCCTCTGCGGTGGTTGAATAATGAGTCATCGAATTGGAAAGATTATTAAATTGATCTAACATAACCGCATTAGGTATCGCTTTAGTCAGCTCTATCGCCTTATTAATAGCACCATTGACACCATGTTCCGCCGGAGTCAAAAATAAAGAGGCTCCTAGCCCTTTCATTAAGATTTTACGCTCATTACTCATATGTTCGGGCATAACAATAATCAGCTTATAACCTTTAAGAGAGGCAACAAAAGCAAGCCCTATCCCGGTATTACCACTTGTCGGTTCTACTATTGTATCACCAGGTTTTAAAAGTCCTTTTTTTTCTGCGTCTTCGATCATGCCAAGTGCGATACGATCTTTAACGGAATTAGCCGGGTTATAATATTCAAGCTTAGCAAATATCTTAGTTTGATCAAGACCTTTTGATAGTTGATTAATCTGAACCATAGGTGTTTTACCAATAAGCTCAAGCATATTATTATAAACAGCCATGAATACTCCTGAAATATTTATATTTTTTAACCAAACTTTAATCTGATTATCAACTTAATATAAAACTTTAAACGAACTCTCTAAATTAGCCTATCAAAAATAATATTATAAACCTTTCTAATATCTAACGAAACTTGCAAACGATAACGTTTTTGATCGCCATCGCCCAAAGTAAAAAGATCAACCAAATAAGTTGCCACTTCATAAAAATCGTTGTTCTTTTTATGACTGAGTATTTCATTATATACTTGGATACGTTCAAGAATCACTTTATTTTGAGACATATCGCTTTGCAAGCGTTCTGTAAAAGACTCAAAGCAATGTTCGGCAATTGTAGGAAAAGATTGTTCCAATGCCAGTTTCCATAAAATAACAGCGAGAGCAAAAAATTCAGTTTTTGCTTTGTTGCGTTTAAAAATATTCCAACGTGAAATATTCAAGCTGTCAATCAACACATGAAAATCAAGCCCTTCAAGCAATAATTGAAAGCGATCTGACAAATCACTGCAATCATAAGAATGACAAACTTCAACGTTGACGCTTTCTTGCATCATTCAACTAAACCCCATAATAGACTAGAAAATATTATAAACACAAAAAACAAACAAAAACAGCTTTCATTACCACAACTTACATCTCAAAGCTGCGTCTCGCAGAGTAGCAAGTTCGTTTATAAAGTGCAAGTCTTTATAAAAAAAGTATGAAAATACCTTTAGCCAAAAATTGTTTTAACCTCTTAGTGCAAGTTCGGCAAGTGCATTTACCGTTGCAGCTGCAAGCGTCGATCCCCCTTTGCGTCCTTTAAGCGTTAAATAGGGAACTTTATTTTGTTTGCATAAAAACTCTTTTGATTCAGAAGCGTTAACAAACCCCACGGGCAAGCCAATAATTAAACGAGGCAAATTATCTTCCGACGTTTCGTTAATAAGCTCAACAAGACGAATTAAAGCTGTCGGTGCGTTACCTATTGCCCAAATAACATTTTGATTTTTTTCAATCTGTGTTTTTTGCCAAGCAAGCTCAACCGCCGCACAAGAACGAGTAGAGTTTAACTCTTTCGCTCTTTCAACCACCTGAGGCAAAGATAAAATTGACTCAACTTTAACATTTAGGCGATCAAGGCGAAAGCGAGACATACCAACCTTTGCCATTTCTGTATCGGTATAAATGATACAAGCACTTTTCAAAGCGTTAATTCCCGCTTTAATCGCAAGATCAGGCAATTCCAAGTGGTTCAAAATATCAAAATCAGCCGTGCTGTGTATAAGCCTTCTGGCTATTTCCCATGCCGCACCCTGGAAAGGTTTTGGGTTTACTTCAGAGTCAATAATGGCAAAAGAAGCTTCTTCTATAGAACTTGGAGTGGTAAATGGTTGAAATTTCATCATAAAAAACTACTTACTTATATATTAAAAGATTATCCGTCTCGTTAAACAAAAAATCATACAACATATTAAAAAACATCAGTTTTTTTACACAATTGCACAAAATTTTCCGCAATATTGTCTTTTTCATTACACATTAAGTGCATAAAACCACCTGCATTATACGTTCCGCTTTTAACACAAGCTACAATCTTTTTTTCTTCTACTTGAGTTCCGTTATAATTTGTTAAAGCATATAGAGGTATAAAACCAAGTGGAAACTCAGTTTCCAAAACTTTGGAATAATGAAACAAGTGTCCGCTTAAACAGCTATTTTTTTGAGCAACAAGAGTGGAATTTTTAAACTCGGCGTTTACATAGCCAAGCCCCTGACGCTTTTGTTCAAAAGAAAAACTTAATGGGAAATAATCGGCGAACGAAAAAAAATCTTTGCCTTGAATATAAAGACCTTTTCCCAAATAAATAAATCCGCCGCCTTCTGCCCAAACAGAAACGCCGTTATTTAACGCCTCGTTAATACTGTGTAACATATTTATATTACAGCTTAAATCTTTTGCATGCTCTTCGGTATAACCACCACCAAGTAACAGGGCATCAAGGTTATGAGGAATGTTTTTATCATTGAGCGGAGAAAAAAATTCCAACTCTGCCCCTGCTTTCATTAAAGCCTGATAATTTAAAGCATAATGGAAACAAAATGCCTTGTCTGCGGCTATTCCTATTCTCACTTTATCTTTATGAATTTTTTCCACAGGCTTTGAACCAAGACAAGACAAAGAAGTTTTGGCTCTATCATCTTTTTCATCTAAGTTTTGAGTATATTTAAACCGAGGTAAAGATTGAACAAAATCAATAAGATTAATTTCTAAGTGTGCTTCAAGCCTATCAGCTAATAAATCAAAGTAACTTTCTTCCGCAACAGCTTCAAAATTTAACCCTAAATATCGAGATTTAAGTTCAAGCTTTGACTCTTTAGGAATAAGAGCCAATAACGGAATATGCGGACAATAAACCTCAAAAGCTTCTCGAATCAGTTCTTTATGTTTTAAGCTTGCAACTTTATTGACAATCACCCCTAAAAAGTTCAATTCGGGGTCAAAGTTGACAAAACCTTGAACCATTGCTGCTATCGAATGTGCATACGAGGCTGCATCAACTACCAAAACAATAGGAATATTAAGGATTTTCGCTAAAAAACCCGCCGACCCTCTTGGAGAGGAAGAAGACTTTGCACCACCATAAACACCGTCAAACAAACCCATTGCCGCTTCAACAATATGTACGGAACCAAGCTTTTGCGTTTGGTTTTCAGGTTTTCTTTGAAAAGGAATAAGTCCGGAAAACAAGTTATCTGCAATCTTTGTTTGCGTTCTTTCTGAATAAAATACCTGCCTGCAACTATCTTCAGACATTAAACAAGTGTCCAAATTATAGCTTAAATTAGCCGAGGCAAAATAATGTAAAAGCGGATCAATATAATCAGGACCAGACTTAAAACCAAACAGTTGAAAATTTCGACGCTTTAAGGCCGTCATAAACGCCAAGACCAAGCTTGTCTTGCCACTGTTTGTGCTTGTGCCTGCTATCATAAAACCCGAAAAAAAATCCGAATTTGATCCACAGGCTTTTTGTGAAACATTCATAAAATAAGTATCAACTAGTTAGATTTAGAGAAAAAATATTATTTATTAAAAAATGCCGTAATAATTTCAGCATCACCCTCAGTAGCGACAACAGACAGGGAATTAGCCTGAGAACTACATTCAAACACACCATTTTTTAAAATCACTTTGCCTGCCGAAACCACTGTTGAATAAGGAAGTTGTTCTCTCATTTCTTCGTATTCAACTTTATCGGGAAACAAAAATGGTATTGATTTTCCTGAAAAATCTTTAAAAATCATATAACGCATACGGCTCTCTTATTTCATTAGGTTAAATTTTTTTGATTACCCAAACAACTCTTCCAACAATTTCCCAGTCTTGGTCTTTGGTCTGCATTTTAAGACTAATATCTTGATAATCAAAGTCTCTGCAATCACTTCTAAACAATAAACTTTTAGGAGTCTGGAAGAAACGCCTTAAGTATAAAGAATCTTTCACCTTTAGTAAATAAACTTTATCATCAATTAATTCAACATCTTGCATATCAACAAGACAGGTATCTCCCGGACTAAATACCGGAGACATAGACCGTCCAAAAACAGAAAACAAACATAACGCATCAAGATTAAAACAAGCTTGCTGTATCCAACCAAGATTAAAAGGACATTCAACTTTTGAAATATGCTCACCATTAAGTTGTAAAAGATGATTTTCAATTGGTACAGTCGAACTTTTTTCTACACTCGGCATATATTTTTCTTTATGATTGTCAGCGTCAAATCCAAAGTAAGAGTTTGATATATTTTTATTTTTATCTGATGGCTGTGTTCTTTTTTTGTCTTTTCCACCAACGTGGCGTTGTAAAATATCATAAATTGTTATCATGTTTAAGCGTTTAGGGTGTCGGCTACCTTTTTTCCAAGCATAAATAGTACGCTCGCTTACCTTAATCAAGTTGGCAAACTCTTTTATTCCGCCGACAACACTGATTGCCTTATCTACCAACTCCACACAATTCATACTCTCAAACAAGTTACTTTTATGAGAACCAAGCTCTTTTTTGCTGATATTAATATACTGCATACTTAATCCTTTATATATTTATCGCCTAATACAATACCATACAAATTCATCACAACACCTAATATTAATATTGTTATATAAGTATCTTAATTCAAACACCTAACAGACCACAACAGAAAAATAGTAATTTGGTTTTATAACATTTTTTACAATTAAAAAACACGCCACACATATAAATAAACAAATACTGAGAAAAAAATAAATCAACCTAAACAAAGCAAGAATATCAACAAAAACATTTTTGTACAAACACAGAGATTAAAGCCTTAATTTTATTAATTCTTTTAATAAATAAAAAAAATACAATAAAAAACTTGACCTTTTTGTACAAAAAATGACATATATGTTCAGTCAATAGATATAGCTTAACATATTAAAATATAATTTTCTAGATTTTTTTTATAGATTTTGTTCACGGTAATTCACAAATAACACATTATTATAGCAGGAGAAAAACATGAATAATACATCTAACAAAAAAACAGACGAAAATAAAATATTAGTGCGCTCAGTTAATCAGTTTGGAGATGAAATATTACGAGAATCTAACGCTAAAGGTGCATATTATAACGTTATAGAGGTAAAAGAACACCAGCTTTTATTAAACCTTTATTACGCTTGTTATACATCTTGTACACAAAACAACGAACATTTTCCCAAAGAACCGTTAAGCGCCCTAAAAGCCTGTAATCGTTTTTTCGCAGGAGAAATATAATGCAGGTCAAATGCCTTCACTGTTCCGCCGAATTTACCACAACGCCAAAAAAATACCTATCCGGGAAAAGTGTTTACTGTTCAAAAGAATGCTATAGCCAATCTCGAAAAAAAACAACAATAGTATACTGTAAATTATGCGGAAAAATTTTAAACAATCAGAAGAGAAAAAGCCGCTTATACTGTTCTAAATCTTGTGCGGCTCAAGCCAAATTATTGAACGGAAATATCAAAAAAAAATGTCGTATGTGCAATAAAATTTTTTACGGCAAAAATATTACAGAGCTATTTTGTTCTGCACAATGCAATTATTTATTCAATAATGGAACAGAACCTCTCGCCCCTGTCTTTATCGTTGAAGAAACGGAATATTTTCGCCAACCTGACCCTAATCTTGGCTTTTAAATAAAATTTATCCAGCACATTTTGTACAAAAATTATTTACAAGCTTTCTTTTTTGTTTCAATAAAACGCAACATAAAAGCATCTAACAAGCTATAACAACTTATAAAAAAATAAGGAGATTAAAAATGAACAATCATCTTTTTCAACAGCTTGGTTTAAAGCAAAATAGGGAACATACACAAACTCGCCTAGTATTGGTTGGCTTATCAAATATTGCAAAAGCAGTAGGAGCAGGAGAAGGCACAATTAGACGTTGGATAAAAAACGAAGGTTTTCCCGCAAAGCGTTATTCCGACGGCATATATCGGGCAGAACCCGAAACAATACGTCATTGGTTTCAACAATATGTCGACAAAGAAAATAATATTCAAAATTAATTTGTTTTATAAAAAATCATTTTTTGCAAACGAAGATAACCATCAAAGAATTATATCTTAATTATCACAAATCCACAGCCCCTTAATCTCGTTGCACAATCAAAAAAAGCCTGATATTATTTTAAAACTTTCAAATTATCTTGCAATGCAACTTAAACAAAATATCTTATAAAATGACCTACAGCGAAACTTTTATAAAAGCTTTTACCTTAATTTTTAGCCTCGAACCCGAAACAGCCTCGGCTATTATAGCCACGTTGTTTAGCTCTTCTTTGGCTATGCTGATTTGTACTTTATTGGGTTTACCCTTGGGCTTTTTGTTGGGTTTTTATAATTTTAAAGCTAAAAGAACCGTAAAAGCCTTGGTCAATACTTTATTGTCTTTTCCTACCGTTGTAACCGGTTTAATTGTATATATGCTTTTATCAAACGCCGGTCCGCTTGCTGCCTTAAATCTTCTTTTTACAGTATACGGAGTCAGTATAGGCTTAGCTATTTTAGGGTTGCCACTTATAGTTTCTTTAACCGCAAACGCCGTTGAAACTGCCGATTCTCGGCTACGTCTTACAATTTTAACATTAGGGGCAAACCCGACACAAACCCTTTTTACTTATATTTGGGAGTTACGTTTTAATTTAACTATGGTTCTTATTGCTACCTTCGGAAGGCTCATTTCCGAAGTAGGAATAGCCATGATGGTCGGTGGAAATATCAAGTGGCACACCCGAACAATGACTACAGCTATCGCCTTGGAAACGGGAAAGGGCGATTTCGCCACGGCTTTGGCACTTGGAATTGTTTTATTATTCATCGCTCTAATTATCAATATTGCCATATCGCTATTACAACTTAAAGATAAAGAACAAATAAAAATATAATTATTATTTTAATAACATACGGAGTTACAATGAATACACATGGTTTTGAGCTTATTTTTGAACGCAAAGTTCCTGAAATAAACAGTCTTGCTCGTTTATGGAAACATAAAAAAAGCGGAGCTGAATTACTCTCTCTACAAAATAGTGATGAAAACAAAGTTTTTGGCGTTACCTTTAGAACACCGCCAAAAGATAGTACCGGAGTACCACATATTTTGGAACACTCTGTTTTATGTGGCTCAAAAAAATATCCGGTTAAAGAACCTTTTGTCGAATTGTTAAAAGGTTCTTTACAAACTTTTTTAAACGCTTTTACTTACCCCGATAAAACTTGTTATCCTGTTGCTTCTACAAACCTTGCTGATTTTTACAATCTGGTTGATGTATATTTAGACGCTGTTTTTTATCCTCGCATCAGCGAAGATATTTTTAAACAAGAAGGTTGGCATTTGGAAGTAGACGAAAAAACCAAAGATCTTTCATATAAAGGCGTTGTTTATAACGAAATGAAGGGCGTTTTTTCTTCTCCTGATAGCTTGCTTTCTCGTCAGGCCCAACAAGCCCTTTTCCCCGATACGCCTTATGGAGTTGAATCTGGCGGAGACCCTGAAAATATTCCCGACTTAACTTATAAACAATTTAAAGAATTTCACGAAAGTTATTATCACCCAAGTAACGCTCGCTTTTATTTTTGGGGTGATGATAACGAAGATAAACGTTTGGAACTGCTTGATAATCTTTTAAAAGAATTCAATATTCAAAGCGTTGACTCTCATATTCCGCTACAAAAGCACTTTAAAACGCCTCGTTTAATCGAATCTTCTTATGCTGTTGAACCAGATAACGCAGACAACAACAAAGCCTTTGTCTCAATGAACTGGCTTTTAGCAAACACTAGCAACTTGGAACTTAATTTTGCCTTAAGAATGTTAGAACATATTTTGCTCGGCCTGCCCGCTTCTCCTCTCAGAAAAGCCTTGTTGGAATCAGGTTTGGGTGAAGATGTAATTGATGACGGTTTGGAAACCGAACTGCGTCAACTTTGTTTTTCGGTGGGCTTAAAAGGTATAGATCCAAACAAAGCCTCCGAGGTCGAACTTTTAATTATGGACACCTTAGCCGAACTCGCCGAAGAAGGAATAAACACACAAGCCATAGAAGCCGCTTTTAATACTATAGAATTTTCTTTGCGAGAAAAAAACACAGGGCGTTTCCCCGTTGGTTTAGCCGTTATGTTACAAAGCTTAACTAATTGGCTTTATGACCAAGACCCGCTCGCTCCTTTGGAATATGAACAACATCTAAATAAAATCAAACAGAAACTAAACAGTGATCCTCGTTATTTTGAAGGGCTTATTAAAGAGTATTTTTTAGAAAACAATCATTATGCTACTGTTTTACTCTTGCCTGATACAGAATATCTAAAACGTGTTCAGGAAAAAGAAGAAAAACGCTTAAAAAAAATAGCGGAAAAACTTAAAAGCCAAGACCTGGAAAAAGTTGCCAAAGACGCCGAACACCTGAAAATACTACAGGAAACACCGGATAACGAAGCCGATCTGGCGAAAATACCAAGATTGAGCGTAGCCGACCTTCCTTTAAAAAACAAAGAAATAGTTATTCAATCACAAAACGACAGTAACATAGAGCTTTACTTTCACCCACAACCAAGTTCAGGGATTGTCTACTTAAATATCGCTTTTAAGCTGAACGGCGTTAAAGCCGAACAAATTCCGCTTTTAACGATTTTAGGGCGGGCTTTAACCGAAATGGGAACAAAAAAACGCTCATTTTTAGACTTTAACCTTGATATAGCTTCAAAAACAGGCGGAATAAACGCCGGTGCAAGTTTCTTTACCAACTTAAACAACAAAGCACAGCAACCATATTTTATTGTTTCAGGCAAAGCAACTTTAACCCATGTTAAAGAACTCTACGCATTAATCGAAGAATTATTAACAGAACCAAACTTCGATGATGCCGAGTTGCTCGGGCGTATGCTCCTTGAAGAAAAAGCCAAAGAAGAACATTCCTTAATTCCATCAGGACATATCGCTGTTTTAAATAGAGTTAAAGCCGGATTAAGCACTCAAGGCTGGCTTGAAGACCAAGCCTCTGGTCTTAGCTATCTCTTTAAATTACGTCAGATGACCAACAATAACCCAACTAGCTTAGTCAATAGCTTAAAAGAATTATTACAAACTATCTTAAAAACACCGGGAATGGCGATAAACATCACCGCCGAAGCAGAACAAAAAGACAAACTTACAACAATCACAAGAGAGTTTATTGCCAACCTGCCAAAAACAAAGCAAAACTTGACGCTCGACAACTGGACAAGTGAACAGCTTCCGACTCAAGAAGCCCTGCTTGTTCCGGCTCAGGTAAATTATGTTGCCAAAGGTTTTGATTTATTTAAACTGGGCTATAAATATCACGGTTCAATGCAGGTTATTCTTAAACACCTGCGTACTTCATGGCTTTGGGAAAAAGTCAGGGTGCAAGGCGGTGCTTACGGTGCGTTTTGTACTTTTGACAGGGCTAACGGAGTTTTTGCTCAGGCCTCATATAGAGACCCTAACGTACCGAATACAATAAACGTTTTTGATGCATCAGCGGAATATTTAGCAAGCTTAAAACTTAGCCAAGACGATTTGGCAAAGAGTATTATTGGTGCAATTGGCGAACTTGATACTTATCTTTTGCCCGATGCCAAAGGTTACAGCTCTTTTATCCGCACATTAACAGGCGATAATAACAGTTTAAGACAACAAATGCGTGATGAAATACTCTCTACGACCAGTAAAGACTTTAACGCATTAGGCGAAATCATGAAAAGCGTAAAGACAAGTCATACGGTTGCCCTTGGCGGAGAAGAAGTAAAAAAACTTGCCACGGCTCAAAACTGGATTCAAACCAAGGTCTTATAAACAAATATAAAACCCCCTTCTAGTAAAATATCCCCCGGCGTAGCCGGGGGTATTCTTATTAAAAAAGACATGGAAAAAATAAAAATTCCATGTCTTTTTTTAATAAAACAACCTCTAACTATCTCAAGGCCTTAAGCTAATTACTTACGGCTACTTTATACACTCAACAAACTCTATCAAACCGCTTAAGTCTTCAGCACAAACTTGGTTTTGAGCTTTAAAGTGTAACCCTCTTCCATAAAAAAGAGTTCCGACTATATTTGCGGCATCAAGGTCAGTTTGGCTGTCTCCAACCATTAAACAATCTTGAGGCAACAAACCGCTTTGTTTAACAATATTGCCAAGCAAGGTCGCTTTATCGGGCGGAGAACCCAAGACACTAACAAATTTATCATAAATGCCTTTATGTTTTAAAACCTGACCAAGCTCATTATGAGGAGCCCCTGAGGCAACATAAAGCGGAATTTTTCCATAAAAATAGTCTAAAACTTTTTCAAAACCGGGAACAAACTTAGAATTTAAAACTTGAGTTAAGGAAATTTGAGCAAATTCCTCCGCCAAACTATTCAACTCGGCTTGAGTAATTTCTTGTTTTAAAACTTCTTTAAAAAGCCATTCAAGTTTCTTTAAACGGCTGACTCCTCCGTGTAAATGATGATAGTCTAAAAGAGCCTTTGAGGCTTTTTCGCCCCAACGTTTTGATAAAATGGCAAAAGCCTCTGTTTTAGCCTCAACGCTTTCTGTTATCACACCATCACAATCAAAGATTATTGCTTTAATGCTCATAATTTATAAAAGTCCTTGTTCTTTGAGTCCGCTGATTAAATTATTTATGGTTTGATTTTCCATATTAATACGAGTTTCTTTGGCATAAGAACCAACATGCGGCAATAAGATTACGTTATTTAACTCGGTCAGAGGCCCTTTATAAGGCTCGGAAGAATAAACATCTAACGCCGCACCGGAGATTTTTCCGTCTTTAAGCTGTTTACATAATTCTACTTCGTCGATTAAACCACCACGAGCACAGTTAATTATATAAGCACCTGTTTTAATATGTTTAAACTCGTTAACGCCCAAAACAGGAACGCCGCTTTTACCCTTAGAACAATGTAAGGTAATGATATCAGACCAAGCAAGCAAGGCATTTAACTCTTTATAAGAACTATCGTCTTTAACAAAAGGATCATAAAAAGCAACTTCAACGCCCAAGGGTTTAAACGCCGCTCCAACAGCACGCCCGATTCTGCCATATCCGATAATACCAAGTTTTTTGCCTTCCAAAAGGCTTCCCATACGCTTTTTCCAAACTCCCGCTCTTAACTCTCTATCCATAAATGAGACTTGTCTAAACAAATCAAGAGCTAAGCCTAAGGTTAATTCAACCACCGCACGAGTCGGAGCATCAGGCGTACTTTTTACAACAATGCCAAGCTGTTCTGCTTTTTTAATATCTACGCTGTCCATTCCCACACCACAACGCGAGATAACTTTAAGCTTTGGCAACGCCTCTAAAACTCTGGCGTTAAGAGGTTCTGTTCCTGCGGCAACCCCAACACAATCTTTTAACAATTCAATAGCTTCATCTTCGCTAAGTTCGCGACCATGAGGATTTAAAACTATTTTTAAATTGTTATTTTTTAATAATTCCAAAGGCTTATTGTCATATTGGGCAAAAGATGACGTTGTTATTCCAACCTGCATAAAAAAACTCCATATTTTTATTTAATAAAAATCATGATTCTAATCAAAACTAAAAAAATAATTTTATATCATCAACTTGTTTTAATAGTTAATATTAGCGAATTGCACACGACTTAGCAAGTTTAAAAAAAATAACTGTCTCTAAAAGTCAAACCAACAACTAA from Desulfovibrio litoralis DSM 11393 encodes:
- the cysK gene encoding cysteine synthase A; the protein is MAVYNNMLELIGKTPMVQINQLSKGLDQTKIFAKLEYYNPANSVKDRIALGMIEDAEKKGLLKPGDTIVEPTSGNTGIGLAFVASLKGYKLIIVMPEHMSNERKILMKGLGASLFLTPAEHGVNGAINKAIELTKAIPNAVMLDQFNNLSNSMTHYSTTAEEIWHDTEGKVDIFVSGAGTGGTISGIGLRLKELNPNIEIVAVEPAESAVLSGKGAGPHKIQGIGAGFIPSILDRSLLDDVIAVPSDMAIEYAKRLMLEEGILAGISSGANMFAALELARRYKDLHKTIVFIACDSAERYLSTELFAV
- the glp gene encoding gephyrin-like molybdotransferase Glp: MKKTFFNVISVQACQNILETFPQLDFVEDDFKNILTCYLAEDLYASEDLPKLARSSMDGYAVKAQDVFGASESNPAYLEEVANIAIAQVPDFTLQSGECASIVTGGYLPLGADAVVMVEHTQNMGAGTIEIRRSLAPNDNIMLQGEDAKKGECILKQGTLLRPQELGFMAALGLMKAKVYKKPKVGILSTGDELVAAGQPLKVGQIRDVNSPALVALVNSIGAEAKELGIVPDNLNSLRSAVLDNLNSHDVLILSGGSSVGTHDYTVELLAGLPNSEILVQGVAMSPGKPLIVAKIVTSKGVKAIIGLPGQITSAQVVMHILILPFLRHLSGDLKAFKAENRLTRKAILARNVASRQGREDYVRVRFEQDSNALLAYPLQGKSGLVKTLVEAQGLLRIPAELEGFEQGSEHDIILL
- a CDS encoding cobyrinate a,c-diamide synthase; this encodes MNVSQKACGSNSDFFSGFMIAGTSTNSGKTSLVLAFMTALKRRNFQLFGFKSGPDYIDPLLHYFASANLSYNLDTCLMSEDSCRQVFYSERTQTKIADNLFSGLIPFQRKPENQTQKLGSVHIVEAAMGLFDGVYGGAKSSSSPRGSAGFLAKILNIPIVLVVDAASYAHSIAAMVQGFVNFDPELNFLGVIVNKVASLKHKELIREAFEVYCPHIPLLALIPKESKLELKSRYLGLNFEAVAEESYFDLLADRLEAHLEINLIDFVQSLPRFKYTQNLDEKDDRAKTSLSCLGSKPVEKIHKDKVRIGIAADKAFCFHYALNYQALMKAGAELEFFSPLNDKNIPHNLDALLLGGGYTEEHAKDLSCNINMLHSINEALNNGVSVWAEGGGFIYLGKGLYIQGKDFFSFADYFPLSFSFEQKRQGLGYVNAEFKNSTLVAQKNSCLSGHLFHYSKVLETEFPLGFIPLYALTNYNGTQVEEKKIVACVKSGTYNAGGFMHLMCNEKDNIAENFVQLCKKTDVF
- a CDS encoding S24 family peptidase — translated: MQYINISKKELGSHKSNLFESMNCVELVDKAISVVGGIKEFANLIKVSERTIYAWKKGSRHPKRLNMITIYDILQRHVGGKDKKRTQPSDKNKNISNSYFGFDADNHKEKYMPSVEKSSTVPIENHLLQLNGEHISKVECPFNLGWIQQACFNLDALCLFSVFGRSMSPVFSPGDTCLVDMQDVELIDDKVYLLKVKDSLYLRRFFQTPKSLLFRSDCRDFDYQDISLKMQTKDQDWEIVGRVVWVIKKI
- a CDS encoding ABC transporter permease, translating into MTYSETFIKAFTLIFSLEPETASAIIATLFSSSLAMLICTLLGLPLGFLLGFYNFKAKRTVKALVNTLLSFPTVVTGLIVYMLLSNAGPLAALNLLFTVYGVSIGLAILGLPLIVSLTANAVETADSRLRLTILTLGANPTQTLFTYIWELRFNLTMVLIATFGRLISEVGIAMMVGGNIKWHTRTMTTAIALETGKGDFATALALGIVLLFIALIINIAISLLQLKDKEQIKI
- a CDS encoding precorrin-8X methylmutase, giving the protein MMKFQPFTTPSSIEEASFAIIDSEVNPKPFQGAAWEIARRLIHSTADFDILNHLELPDLAIKAGINALKSACIIYTDTEMAKVGMSRFRLDRLNVKVESILSLPQVVERAKELNSTRSCAAVELAWQKTQIEKNQNVIWAIGNAPTALIRLVELINETSEDNLPRLIIGLPVGFVNASESKEFLCKQNKVPYLTLKGRKGGSTLAAATVNALAELALRG